The sequence GCCTTATCAGAAGGAGGGAATGGGGTGGATGGTGCGCCAGGAGGTCGAGTCTCCCGTCAAGGGCGGCATTCTTGCAGACGAGATGGGCATGGGCAAAACTATCCAGACCATTGGAATGATGCTCGCGCACCGCATAAACGGTCCCACGCTCGTTGTCTGTCCGGTTAGCTCCATGTTGCAATGGGAGGCTGAAATCAAGGAGCATGTGGTCCCTGGGTCGCTATCGGTAGTCGTCGTATACCGCACCACAAAGGTGaccaaggaggagctggagagcGCGGATGTTGTCCTCACCACTTACCCAATGCTGGAGCAGGCCTGGCGCGCTCTCATCAACGAGATAAAAGTACCGTGTCCCTATTGTGAGCTGCTCTTCATTCCTCGTCAGTTGGTGGTGCACAACAAGTACTTCTGTGGTCCGCGCGCCAAGAAGACACAGAAGCAGGCGAAGCGCGAAAAGCACACCacgcctgcggcggcgagtAGCTCAAGGGGTGTGCAGTCTGACGAAACCATTCGAAAGGGGTTGCGAACACTCCACGTAGACATGGGTGACGAAGAGGGGGCCGAGGCGGAGGTCAATGCGCCCAATACTACGACGGCACATCCACAGCGGAAGCGAGGTCGCAAGGGCGCGGCCAACGTCGAGGATGACCCGGCTGGGAAGGTCAACGGTTGTGGCACCCCGACAGCCAAGAAGGAGAAGCAGGAAGAGTCGGAGAGTAAGGTGGCCAGTGGCTGCCGATCGCCAGCCGAGAAGGCAAATCGAAAGTGCCCCGTCAAGGCGGAGGATCACAATGATGAGGGGGCCGCTCTGGCTCAAAAAGGCAAGGTGCTCCAGCCAGCTGCGGCTTCGCGGGGGGTTGTTGGACCGATCGGCATGTACCAGGAACTTATGCGGGAAGCCGGCCGAACCGTGCTCAGTCGCTGGGACGCGGCGAGGAAGGATgacgagagcagcagcgatgaggaGGTCGAGGATGAGTCCAGCGAGGAAAGTGACAGCGACGCATCGAATTTGTCGTACAactctgcggctgctgctgccgaggaagcggctgcggcggagcaAGCTTCCAAAGCCCTGGAGGCgttccgctgcgccgcttgccactttcagctgctgcggtaCCCTTTCTGCCCCAGGAATGGCCAGCACCACGTTGTCAGAGAGGAGCTTCGAGACATCATCGAAAAGGACactggcggcgacgatgtCGACCTCGATGCTTCCATCTTCCACTCCATCAAGTGGGCGCGCGTTATCCTGGACGAGGCGCACCGCATCAAAGGTCGAACAACGAGCACGGCCCGCTCTGCCTTCGCCTTGGCGGCCGAGTACCGATGGTGCCTCACCGGCACCCCACTACAGAATCGTGTTGGTGATCTATACAGTCTTCTGCGCTTTTTGCGCATGCGGCCATACGCACACTACTACTGCGAAACGGAAGGCTGCTCGTGCGCCTCGCTCTCGCACCCCTTCTCGTCCACCTCGCTTCATCAGTGCGTCTTCTGCGGTCATggaccgctgcagcaccactcCTATTTCAACCGCTACATTCTCAATCCGATCAACCGCTATGGCTACATCGGAGACGGGCGACGCGGTATGATGATGCTGTCTAACGACGTATTTTCCCGGGCaatgctgcgccgcaccaaGGTCGAGCGGGCCGCCGACCTGCAGCTTCCGTCGTTGGCAATCGAGGTGCACTGCATCAAGCTCACGAAGGAGGAGCGTAACTTTTACGAGTCCCTGTACAAGAAGAGCACGGCGGAGTTCGATACGTTCGTGCACAAGGGCACAGTGCTGCACAACTACGCACACATTTTCCAGCTGCTTAGTCGTCTGCGCCAGGCCCTCGACAACCCACTGCTTGTGATGCAGGGCATGGATGTTGGCCCTGTGGTGAACGTCAAGGGAGTGTGCGGCATCTGTGGCGACGGCATCGAGGGCGAGAGCGCTCTGAAGGTGCACCCGTGCCGGCACCAGTTTCACCGACTTTGTCTCGGCCAATTCCTGGAGAGCGCACCGGACAAGGAGCTCCACTGCCCCACCTGCTTTGTACGAATCAACGTGGatctgcggcagctgcgacaggatgcggaggacgacgatgacgagggcgtcggcggctttgcggcagcgttgcctcCCGAGCTGGAAGATGAGGTCAACTCTGAGATCACTGAGGACGACGAGCAGGCGCAAGCGTTGCAGCATGTGGAGAGTAAGGTTAAGCGGCGCACAGCGCGCGCCAAGCCGACCAAAaaggagcagcgcggcatTTTCGCCCGGCTGGACCCGCAGAAGCCGCTGCACGGCACGAAGCTCGATGCCATCGCTAACTACATAGAGAAAGTTCCGAAAGACGAAAAGGTGGTTGTCTTCTCGCAGTTTGGCAGCATGCTAGACCTGACGCAGTAttggctgcagcgccgctctaTAAGGGCTGTAAAGCTGTGTGGGTCACTGACGttgacgcagcggcagtcggTGTTGCAGGCCTTCCTGCATGACCAAAACGTGCGCGTCATCCTCATCTCCCTGAAGGCAGGCGGAGAGGGTTTGAACCTGCAGGTGGCCAATCACGTGGTGCTGACCGATCCGTGGTGGAACCCAGCGGTCGAGATGCAGGCCGTGCAGCGAGCGCACCGAATCGGGCAGACCCGCCCGGTTCACGCCGTCCGCTTTGTCACGGAGCACTCAGTGGAGGAGCGCATGGCCGACCTGCAGGACAAGAAGATGCTCGTTTTCGAGGGCACCATTGACGGCAAGTTGCAGTCGCTCAACAAGCTCACCGAGGAGGATCTGCAGTTCCTCTTTACAAGGTAGCGTAGAGGAaagcgagagcgcgcgcggccGCCATGTGCcagcggtgtgtgcgtggatatctgtgtgggtgtgcagAACGACCACATCGCTGGTAAACGTGGTGGCCAACAGCGAGAGTTCGTGTGCGTCGCGAGGAGAGTAATGACCACCACCCGGGgcgctctctttttccccTCTTGTCGCGCCTGTTTGCTGTGTTCCTTAACACAAGGCGACTCAACATGACGCggctctttctttccctcctcctcgttcaCCATTGCCaaatacacgcacacacacaaacacatgcatacatatagTGCTGTCTTCTTCGTCACTATCGTCAGCTTTTTTTTATGTTCTGCTTTTCCTAAACACtgttgcccctcccctctcctctcccctccctgaTGCTCCTGCGAAACGATTTCACCCCGCCTgctctccctcaccgccgTGAACTGACGTTTCCAGGGCGCATGGCAAACGGCACGCATGCCAGCCGcccggccccccccccaccatcTGCCACTAGTGCTCGTGCTCGTGCTCCTACTCCCATGACGGaccctccctctttttcctcttttttttcttgtcaCCGCGTTTCAAGAGCCTCTTCCGTTTTTTCCTCGCTGGTGTCGCTGTTGACTCTCCTGGCGTGCGATGAGCCTCCATCCTCCCCTACActacctcctccccctccaaaGGAAGCAAGACCCTTCACCGCCTATCCAcctccccacctccctccaGCGCAGCTCAGTCGAAatcttttccttttctgctTTTTCAGCCGGTCACTATCGTAAAGTAACACATTCCCTGTTATTTCTCCACCACTTtgcatctctccctctctccccgcGCTGCCGGCACACTCCTGCCTGTGCGAGACTTTTTattgcgtgtgcctgtgcgtgtatcTGTACGTGTGTGTTTCAGCACGGAggccccccttcctcctctcacagacgcacgcacacacgtgtgtgtgcgagcaGTCGGAGCCCTCCATCAAAAAAGCAAGGAGACGGCTACTTAACAGTGGAAAGTgaaggacgagagagagacaacaaCGACTgatgtgcatgtgtacgtGCCCGCTTGCGCGACCTCGCTGCCGGCAACGAACCGCCCGGCTCTGCGCTGGTGTGACGAGACGAGAAAGATGAGAGACGAAATGCATCCGACAGAGCACACGATTGCTCCTGCTCATCTTGGCGCCTTTACTCTGCGCACCTCGGCTCTTCCGCGCACTTTTGAAAGGGCCGGGGGCGGGGGGAATTTGCTCCTTGCTCTGTGCTCGTTTCTCTCCGTCCCATCGCTGGATGTCGgaacccctcccccttccctgccCCTCCGATATTCGACATCGCCTCCtactccttctccttctctttcgcaTACTTCATACATCGTCTTTTGAAAagtgttttcctttttggaTTTATTTGCCCTTCTTCCCCCGACCTCACACACACCCCACACCTCCGCAcctacccctccccctacacACGTGCTCACAACTCCATTTGTTGTTCATCTCTTCAGTTTCTGTTTTGTATTTGGATTCCTCCCTCGCAGTTTTTCTCTGCCTTCAGACGTCCctgtctctcctctcgctggctttctcacacacacgcacgcacgcgcagagagagaggagattGCTAATATCCCCCACCCTTTCCGTCTTgtcctttttttctgtggTTCCTCCATCCCCGTTCTTGCTTAaatctctctctcgtgctctctcgcctctctcgctctcgctctcatcGATCCagtcgccccctccctccccacccctctctcactctgtgctcgttctctcttccccctttttcctctctctttcctctccgCGCGTCTGATCTGCAGTACATACACACCTACTCCTCCACCCTTCCAAACACGCACCGACGCAACCTCACACCCATCTCTTTCTGTTTGCATACATACAACACACAGaaagacagacacgcacacaactgCGTTCTCTTTCTCGATATCCACTCcgtccccttcctcttccacaCGTGCGACTCCTCGATATACCTTCAACAGGTATATACCCACCAGGCCGCTACTCGGGGACCCAGTAGCATCAGTAGAGGACAAACAGACAAGCCAAGGAAAAGCAGTTTCACAACTCGAAAAGATGGGCATTCCACTTCCGAAGCCGGTGATGACGCAGCTCCAGGAGCGTTACGGAAACGCCATCTTCCGCTGCGGCTCCAACTGCGTGAATGGGTACCGTGAGACCATGGAGGATGCCCATCTGACGTACCTGACGGATAGCTGGGGTTTCTTCGGCGTCTTCGACGGCCATGTGAATGACCAGTGTTCGCAGTACCTCGAGAGGGcatggcgcagcgccattGAGAAGGAATCGATCCCCATGACGGATGAGCGGATGAAGGAGTTGGCACTGCGGATCGACCAGGAGTGGATGGACTCGGGccgcgagggcggcagcacggGCACCTTCTTTGTAGCCCTCAAGGAGGGCAACAAGGTGCACCTGCAGGTTGGTAACGTCGGTGACTCGCGTGTGGTGGCCTGCATCGATGGCGTGTGCGTCCCTCTGACGGAGGACCACAAGCCAAATAATGAAGGGGAGCGCCAGCGCATTGAAAACTGCGCGGGCCGTGTGGAGAACAACCGCGTCGATGGCAGCCTGGCCGTCAGTCGCGCTTTCGGCGACCGCGAGTACAAGCTAGGCAGTGGTAGTCAGCTGGAGCAGAAGGTGATCGCCTTAGCAGATGTCCAGCACAAGGATTTCACTTTCGACTCGAGCGACtttgtgctgctgtgctgcgacggcgtctTCGAGGGCAACTTCCCgaacgaggaggtggtggcctacgtgaagcagcagctggagacCTGCAACGACCTCGCCGAGGTGGccgggcgtgtgtgcgaggaggcgatcgagcgcggcagccgtgaCAACATCTCGTGCATGATCGTGCAGTTTaaggacggcagcgactACGCTGCTGAGCCGCACACCACCGTTGTGCCCGGGCCGTTTAGCGCACCGCGCAACAGCGGCTTCCGTAAGGCGTACGAGTCAATGGCAGACAAAGGCAACACCACCGTCGGCGCCCTCCTAGAAAAGCGCTACGACACCCTCAAGGCCGCCGAAGCCCTCACGCCGGAAGAAACGGAAGAGCTGAGCCAGTTTGAGAACGGCCCAGAGGCGAAGCTCACAGGCGCCGAACGCCAGAAGTGGTTCTCGAACTACTTCCAGAAGCTGTGCGAGGCAGCATCTAACGGGCCAAGTGACCAGATGGAGCGCctgcagtcgctgcagcagcaggccggCATTCCGCTCTCTATCCTGCTGTCCTTGATGGGTGAGCAGACGCAGTGAACAACGCAAGAAAATAGGGGAAAAACGCAACACTGAAAGGAGCACCAAAGCGAAATGCAAGAGAAGTGAAAAGGCGGcgaagtggaggagggaggggagggagagggaggggagggagagggaggggcgaagaAATGAGCTGAGGCGGAGCGAAAAGTCGAGAAGGGTGGAGGCGCAAGTGAGCCAGTGCCGTGTGCTCTGACGAGGTCCTCCCCTTCACACACCCCACttgacccctccccctctcacaTACTATGaccgtcttcctctcccgcccTTTTACTGGCAGGGtacccttttttttttggaagAGGTTGAAGAACAGTCAAGGACAGAACACCACAGTCGAGGAAAAGGGGGTGGTCAcgacacacatatatacccgtatagacacacacacacacgtgagATGGGTTGCGTGATGATGTCAGAGCTtatggtgtgtgtgtgtgtttgtgggcGGGTGCGGAGTGCCGGTGCCCTCCGAGGGCGAAGGGGAattccctcctcttccacacTCCCTCTCGCATTCCAAGTAGTGCTGGAGCGGATTTGGGAGGGTGAGagcaaggaaaaaaaaaacagctgCAAGGAGGGCGAATGCTGAAAGGGCGTTCTGCGTGTGGCCACAGGCGTCAAGGAGCTCCATCGAGAGTGGCTGGGGAGCACTCGACAAGTGGTGAGAGGCAGAAGGGGATCAAAGGAGTTGTGCCAGAGGAGACGAGAAAAATGCtaggaagaggggaaggagtGGGCGAAGGACGAgaacagagagggagatggaAATTCCGCATACTGTAAGATCGAAAAGTAGAAAGGATGCGGAAGGGTGAGCGGGAGAAGCACACAGGCCATTGGGATGAGTCACACAGTACATGCGACTCGTCAGTGAAGGGCGCCGTTCTTTGTGCgttccaccaccaccccttatctctctctctgcatcgCGTCCTTCTGTGGCACAACCCACACACCAGCAAAAGAAGATGGACCACTTGCACGCGTTGCTCGATAACCAATGTTTTTCGctttactttttttttgcttcttcccccctccccttgcgTGTTTTCTGTCTTGTATTTCTTTCCTCTCCGTTTACTTTCGTTCTTGTGGCGCGattggtgcgtgtgtgtgtgtgtgcatgcgtgtgtgtgcatgcgtgtgtgtgcaagggCAACACCCACCCTTCctggaggaggacgagagCGAAAGAGGGCAACAGAGCGAGAAGtaagcgaaaaaaaaacgaaagagaaCGTATGCTACGCTTGGATTCTTGTccctgcccccttcccctctctctcgctctcgctctctttcaAATGTTGTACTGCTGATCGGTGAGCGAGTCTCGATCCGCCGTCTCCCGTTTTGAAGCGCTCTCCTTTCGTTCCCTTGCATCCGCTCTTCGTCaggtgacacacacacacacacacacacacacacacacaaatacacacacacagatacacacacgcaggcgaaaagcacaccgacacgcttgcatgcgcgcgcgaaacgagaaaaaaagaacatGAAAACAAAGCGAAACACGGGATGTATGCCATGTATGTAGAATGAAATGTATGCGTATCGCCGCTGTGTtgttgtctgtgtgtctgtgcgtgcatccctcctccccctcccctcgctcCACGCGGCCCCAGCCCCTTTCTGTAACCTCCCCCCGTTGTCTTTGAACGTCTCTCTATGTGTTCGTGCTTTTGCTGTGCTGGCGTTTCGTGCGTTGTTTCacgtggtgcgctgcgctagcatacacccacacacccatGCAACCCCTTCCCCcgtgtccctctctccctttcgcATCCTTCTCCTACGCCCACCGCTTGCCGTCTCCGGCGTGCTACGCGCTCTACTATGGCGGCGACACGGTGCCATCACTGtccccctttttccttttctgtaCTGCATCTCTGCCACCGTTTGTTCTTGTTGCGTCTTCAGTCGCCTCCGACATGCTAAGTAGGCTCTCATCCCTTCTCtgcttccttttcctttctcctccaCATCTCAGAAGTATGATGACGGCAGAGAGGGCGGAGCAGGGGAAGGGCGTTCAAGATTAGCACtcaccaccccacccctcctccgcgaCGGATCGAGAAACAGAAGACACATCATCACCAAAAGGGAGCCCcaagaaacagagagaagaggagtgcgtgtgtgtgtctcacTGTTGATGTCGGCTTCGATCTTacgctgtctctctgcctATCGGTGtatgtgcgtctgcgtctgAACGGGAGCCCTCTTCACGACCCCGCCCATTTTTATTTTCGTCCCTTTTCGTTGTTCCTGTGTCTCGAACGTTGCCCGCTGCTTGCATGCTGCCCCTTTTGTGATTGTTTCCGCGGTGCCTTTGTTCGCGTGCGGAGGTCGTCACTCGTCTCTTGGTGGAGTCCTctatttctttttttcgtgtcTTTCCTGTTGGTGAGCCCCACGTTTTACAGCCGCTCCACCGGTCCATATGTCCCATgagccccccacccccacccccttcctcctctctctgaaTATGTGTGAGAAATTGTGTGtaagaggagggagggagggagggcgaggggggcGTGTCTTGATGGCTGTCTGCGTGTCAAGCGCGTCGGCAgctgtttttgttgtttgtttttcctcACTCCTTTGTATGTGGTCTGTTTTGTATTACCTTCCCGTTCgaatctctctctgtgcgtgtgtgttgcctgcgcttgtgtgtcgtctgtgtgcgcgcacttTTCGATTTTTTTATTATTCCCTTTTGGTGTCCTCGTTGTTGTAGTgtagcgtgtgtgtgtgagaggaggaggagtggcgAGGAGAAAAGCCGCTGGAGGCACGAGATGCCACGGCAAACGCGCCTCCaccgcacacccacacacatacacgcgtaAATGCCAATGTGAGGGGgcgaggaaaggagggaacTGTGCGCGCgagatgaaaaaaaaaagagggacagtgaggggaaaaaagggggacGGATCGAGTGTGATCAGACGGCGTCATGCTTGCATCACATCAGCACGTCGCCTGTCCGATATCTTTCCCCGTTTTTCAAGCGCCCTGTCTCCTTTCTCGGTGTGCTCTGTGTGTTCTTCGTCTTGTAGCGcaagtctctctctctttctctcctctgctgtACACGCTCCCGTCTCCCACGACATGtctgcaccccctcccctccccctccggtatgtatgtatgcatgtggACGTTGATGtggccctcttctcttccctttGCTCTCCAGCCTTGCGTCTTGCTACTGTCATGTGCCTGTCTTGTCCTTCTTGTGtatgcgcacgtgtgtgtgtgtgtgtgcttgtgtcaGTGAAGAAACCCTGCCTGTTGAAAACAGCGCACAAACGCATACACCGACacttctccttcctctcctccgtgcTGTGGCAGCCGTATCGCTACTCTATAGCCAACgctttcacacacacacacacacacacacatagcgtatgtgtgtgtgtgtgtgtttgtcgCTTCTCTCCTCATCTGCCGACCACTCACTCTCCCAATCTCcacttctctttctctctccgtgttctcccaccctcctctttctgtgactgacgcacacgcatccaAGCACACAAACGGAGGTTGAGACtaacacgcacacccaccgGGGAGCCACGCTCGCCCACTACACTCGGTGtagcgcgcgcgccttttcCGTCCCCAcgtcctcttttcttttccttttacTGTCAAGCAGGAGGCGCGCGGGatgtgtgggtgggtaggTGAAgagcagggagggaggaaggggagctCCTGCcatgtctgtgtgcgcgcgtgagtgcgtgtTGCGTATTTcatgttttcttttttagATTCTGCAGTTGTGTGTTCGTATGATCAATTCattctttcctttttttcgtgttgtCCTGGATGGCTATGCAACagaaaacacaaacacacacgcaggcaacATGAACgagaaacagcagcagcaaggtCCATGCAACAGCCACAGCCGTAGCAAGAGGAACAGAGATACATGTATACATGTGTGAGTAGACGTCTTCCCTCGTTGCTGCCCACCGCCcatctcttttctctcttttcgcctCCTTCCTCACTTTCCGCTGTGAAGAGAGGGAcggcgaagagaaagagaagagagatggGCGATgtgaagcgagagagaggggcgccGATCAATCCGCCAGCAACGCGGAGGACGAAGCTCAGCGAGACAGATATTTCAAAAAGCAAGTAAAACCGgcaaaagagggaggggcggaagAAGCGGGAACTTGCCGTAATGCGGAAACCAGAGCAATAAAACTAAAAGGCGACGTGAGAGGTGCGAGAGGTGCGGGCGGTGCGCGCTTGCACGCGTTTTGCCACGATGAGGAGtgggggcgaggagggctgATGGGGCGGGGAGCGTGTGTATGAGTGTGCCATGCGCAAACGCCGCACCCCGCCCACGCACCGACGagctcacacgcgcacatatGCCGTGTACTGGAGTgagatgcgcatgcgcacgccaGCAAAGCTGAAAAGGAGGACACAccgaaaagggagagaagcaTCGTCGGGCACGTATGAGCTGTTGGATGGCAGAAGCTACCTGTGCacgctttcctttttctggcatgtgtgtgtgtgtgtgtgtgtgtggtgagTCCGCTTTTTGTGTTGCCCGAGTGCAGCACCGCAACTTCTCCCCATTTGGTGTTGTTGCTGTGGTTGCtttcctccccttcttttttttttctgaaAGTTTATATTGTCGTTTCGCTTGCTTTGGATGTCTCTTTACCGTCTGTCCTTCTTGCCCGCTCTACCTTTCTTGCGGAAATGCGCACAGAGACTCATTCATTGGCACGCGCGAATCGAATCCAGACAAGAAGTTCCACCTCCCTCTTTGTTTTCATTTTTCCTCATGctccactaccaccaccatcgccaccactCTCTCTCATTCGCCGACGTTTTTGTTAGTTTCTTTTActgtgtgtatctgtgtgccCTcatgcgtgtttgtgtgtacgcgtgtgcgcgtctctgcACACGTGCCAGCTGGTAGTCTGTAGTTCTCGAGTAGGACGATGTTGCTCGCTTTCCATCGACTTTTATTTCGCTTTATGTGCGGTGCTTCTctgctcttcctcgtcgtcttcgtcttcGTGTTTTCGCTCTCTTGTCGTTGTTCttgtgtgcttctctctgtctgtggccccttccccttccctccccttccctcccctccctcttaTGATGTGTGGAAGTGACCGGTCGGTGTGTCTCTTTCCTGTTTCTCtgtcttcctttttttttcatgcaCCCGGCGCTTTAGTTGTCGCTGGTGTGTGTAGCCGTTTCGTGTCAGAGTCGCGTGTACGTAGACGCTTCGCTGTGTCTGTGCCCCCCTCTTCGgcttcgtgtgtgtgtgtgtgtttggcgTTGATGTGTCTCTATCTGCCTGCCTCTGCGTCTATGTCTGCGTGTAGGTGAGTGATCGGGGCATCTGCCAATGTGTATGCGTTTCTTAGTTAGTTAGTTCGAGAgtatgcgtgtgctcgtgcgtctgtgtgtgcgtgattACGATGAACTACCAAAGTAGTGTAAGGGGAACGAAAAAGCGAACAGCcgcaaggaaaaaaaagaaacaggTCATGAGGCTCTCCTCCACAATGAAGAGAAGCTCCACAAGACAACGTGCACGGAGAGGCTCCAGCGATggcgacgtggaggagaGCTGGAAAGGAGATGGTAGGGCGCGTAATGCACCTGTGCGAGTGGCTGGGGGCGAAGGGAACTCAGCAACAGTGCTGTAGCGTGAGCCGAGGTAAGGCTGCAGAAGCGGGAGCGATGAGACGAGGACGTAGGGCAGACGTGAAGGAAAGAGGGTTGGGGGGTCGATGAAGGAGAGTTGACAGAGGTAGGGGCTAGAAGGACGGCAAGGATGCTGATGAAAGGCGGTTGCGGCATTACTACGGACGCTCTCCGATTGagtttgcgtgtgtgcagggcttgcgccgccaccatcctcgccctctctctgttgcgTCTGGATGCTCCTCTCTTGACCCCCCCAATGCTTTCACCTCTTTCACCTTCTGTGTGTAtatgtacgtgcgtgtgcttctctcgctctctgtctgCTCTCACCGTCGGCGCTGACGTTGCCCCTCCACCCACCAACAGAGCACTACGAGTGCTCTCTCCATGCAGagcctccacctcccctctctcacttGGGCCTCTTCCCACTTGTTAGTCAGctggctgtgtgtgcgcctccttcctCATTTTATTCTCTTTGCCTTTTCCTCCTGTCCATCGAGATTGAGCTGATGGAAGGGGGCAAACGCAGTAGGTGGGCGAGTGGGTGGGCGGCGAGGGTGCACCTCTCAGAGCATGAAGACGCATCcagcttctctctccctgcatCGTCACCTCTatcgtcttttttttcgtatacgggtgagcagcgctgccccctcccccccccccattctctctctctcccttgcaGGCCTCTCTCGACTCTCTATCTCATGCGGGTGTAGATGGATTGTTTATCCGAGCCGTCTtttctgctgcgccacattcgtcgctgcggcgctgatgaGCCAAAGCAAACTTCACAGCAAGCCACTGCATCAACCACGGGTGCCTCTAGCGATAGCTCGTACACCACGGAGGTTCTTCTCAAAGTGGGGGTGCCAGCATCCTTCGCTCCCGCCGACGGCTCCTCTGGCACGGCCTCGCCAACGCAGGTTTGCTACATGTGTCCAGCATACATTCTGCAAGCAGGATGCCCAGCACTGCGCGAGTTGCTGGCTGATGCCTTTGGGGATGACCCTGGTGGGGTGCGTGGAGTGGGCGAAAAGGCCGGCGCGAactccgctgcggctgccgcgcttcGGCCATCGCCTCCCGTGGCGGTTCCACTTCCGTTTCTCGACAAAGGTGTCTTCGATGTGGTAGCAGTGTACTTGGAGCATTTCCACGCGCTCGACTACACCACCTCTGCCAgcatcgctgcagccgcagcacactCGTCTCCGACTTTCTTGTCCTCCCCTGCTCGCGTACCGTCCTCGCTGGAGCGGCCTCTGAACTTTCAAGACCTCTACGCCCTCTCGACGTGGGAGCATTACTACGTCTTGTGCCAACTGCTGGGGTTAGAGCGGTCGCAGGTAGACTCCCTCCGTCTGGTCGAGTGCGGGGCGTGGGTAGATCTTctcggtggtgccgctgcggtacCATTGCCGAAAGGGGAAacgcagaagcagcagcgc is a genomic window of Leishmania donovani BPK282A1 complete genome, chromosome 25 containing:
- a CDS encoding DNA repair protein, putative, with translation MSNFAKHPDLTLNERLVWRPAKGKEHVYNYIVQKSPTARARCRKCSQLIPKGEMRVGVPIRHNAGDNGWISAWQHLGCTRMERSESEDYKNTMHGFAALKPEEQAHVVNEVNSTEVPEHLKPLDPEDLVHRGKMEQMTPPSTLLRHLLPYQKEGMGWMVRQEVESPVKGGILADEMGMGKTIQTIGMMLAHRINGPTLVVCPVSSMLQWEAEIKEHVVPGSLSVVVVYRTTKVTKEELESADVVLTTYPMLEQAWRALINEIKVPCPYCELLFIPRQLVVHNKYFCGPRAKKTQKQAKREKHTTPAAASSSRGVQSDETIRKGLRTLHVDMGDEEGAEAEVNAPNTTTAHPQRKRGRKGAANVEDDPAGKVNGCGTPTAKKEKQEESESKVASGCRSPAEKANRKCPVKAEDHNDEGAALAQKGKVLQPAAASRGVVGPIGMYQELMREAGRTVLSRWDAARKDDESSSDEEVEDESSEESDSDASNLSYNSAAAAAEEAAAAEQASKALEAFRCAACHFQLLRYPFCPRNGQHHVVREELRDIIEKDTGGDDVDLDASIFHSIKWARVILDEAHRIKGRTTSTARSAFALAAEYRWCLTGTPLQNRVGDLYSLLRFLRMRPYAHYYCETEGCSCASLSHPFSSTSLHQCVFCGHGPLQHHSYFNRYILNPINRYGYIGDGRRGMMMLSNDVFSRAMLRRTKVERAADLQLPSLAIEVHCIKLTKEERNFYESLYKKSTAEFDTFVHKGTVLHNYAHIFQLLSRLRQALDNPLLVMQGMDVGPVVNVKGVCGICGDGIEGESALKVHPCRHQFHRLCLGQFLESAPDKELHCPTCFVRINVDLRQLRQDAEDDDDEGVGGFAAALPPELEDEVNSEITEDDEQAQALQHVESKVKRRTARAKPTKKEQRGIFARLDPQKPLHGTKLDAIANYIEKVPKDEKVVVFSQFGSMLDLTQYWLQRRSIRAVKLCGSLTLTQRQSVLQAFLHDQNVRVILISLKAGGEGLNLQVANHVVLTDPWWNPAVEMQAVQRAHRIGQTRPVHAVRFVTEHSVEERMADLQDKKMLVFEGTIDGKLQSLNKLTEEDLQFLFTR
- a CDS encoding protein phosphatase, putative, with the translated sequence MGIPLPKPVMTQLQERYGNAIFRCGSNCVNGYRETMEDAHLTYLTDSWGFFGVFDGHVNDQCSQYLERAWRSAIEKESIPMTDERMKELALRIDQEWMDSGREGGSTGTFFVALKEGNKVHLQVGNVGDSRVVACIDGVCVPLTEDHKPNNEGERQRIENCAGRVENNRVDGSLAVSRAFGDREYKLGSGSQLEQKVIALADVQHKDFTFDSSDFVLLCCDGVFEGNFPNEEVVAYVKQQLETCNDLAEVAGRVCEEAIERGSRDNISCMIVQFKDGSDYAAEPHTTVVPGPFSAPRNSGFRKAYESMADKGNTTVGALLEKRYDTLKAAEALTPEETEELSQFENGPEAKLTGAERQKWFSNYFQKLCEAASNGPSDQMERLQSLQQQAGIPLSILLSLMGEQTQ